The following proteins come from a genomic window of Azoarcus sp. PA01:
- a CDS encoding CBS domain-containing protein: MEKTVKTARQLVEETGTGVVSVGPDAPVIAVLQAMADHDVSAVLVMDEQKLLGIVTARDCVLKVELLGHTATDTRAHEIMSRDVLCVAADDSSERCMGVMHNKRVRHLPVIEQGRVIGTLSMRDVLEEVVAEDEHLIRDLERERIESSGETGGSY; encoded by the coding sequence ATGGAAAAGACCGTGAAGACGGCCCGGCAATTGGTGGAGGAGACCGGCACCGGCGTGGTGTCGGTCGGCCCGGACGCGCCCGTGATCGCCGTGCTGCAGGCGATGGCGGACCACGACGTCAGCGCGGTGCTGGTCATGGACGAGCAAAAACTGCTCGGCATCGTCACCGCGCGCGACTGCGTATTGAAAGTCGAATTGCTCGGCCACACGGCGACGGACACACGGGCACACGAGATCATGAGCCGCGACGTCCTTTGCGTCGCCGCCGACGATTCCAGCGAGCGTTGCATGGGGGTCATGCACAACAAGCGGGTGCGCCATCTTCCGGTGATCGAGCAGGGCCGCGTGATCGGAACGCTTTCCATGCGCGACGTGCTGGAAGAAGTGGTCGCCGAGGACGAGCACCTCATCAGGGATCTGGAGCGCGAGCGTATCGAGTCCAGCGGCGAGACCGGCGGCAGCTACTGA
- a CDS encoding TetR/AcrR family transcriptional regulator: MPPDSAPSDQPRAEVRRAQILAAAGDCFRSKGFHGASIAQISRIAGMSPGHIYHYFENKEAIIAAIVAQDLKHVLALTASLRAACNMKEAMVEHVADGVERNLEPRAAGLNLEILAEAARNSHVAEIVRSADRVCRDSLARTLRDLRRAGGHDDDEATIAGMVEVLAAMFEGLASRSIRNPDLDRAIVVRLFQGALRDLLGQNP; the protein is encoded by the coding sequence ATGCCTCCCGACTCCGCCCCTTCCGACCAGCCGCGCGCCGAAGTCCGCCGCGCGCAGATTCTCGCCGCCGCGGGCGACTGCTTTCGCAGCAAGGGCTTCCACGGTGCGAGCATCGCGCAGATCTCCCGGATCGCCGGCATGAGTCCGGGACACATCTATCACTACTTCGAAAACAAGGAAGCGATCATCGCGGCGATCGTCGCGCAGGACCTCAAACATGTCCTGGCGCTGACCGCGTCGCTGCGCGCCGCGTGCAACATGAAGGAGGCGATGGTCGAGCACGTCGCCGACGGCGTTGAGCGCAATCTCGAGCCGCGTGCGGCAGGACTCAATCTCGAGATTCTTGCCGAGGCGGCGCGCAATTCGCATGTCGCCGAAATCGTCCGATCCGCGGACCGCGTGTGCCGCGACAGCCTCGCGCGCACGTTGCGCGACCTGCGCCGCGCAGGGGGCCATGACGACGACGAGGCGACGATCGCCGGCATGGTCGAAGTGCTTGCCGCGATGTTCGAAGGGCTGGCGAGCCGCAGCATCCGCAACCCGGATCTCGACCGCGCGATTGTCGTGCGGCTGTTCCAGGGCGCACTGCGCGACCTGCTCGGTCAGAATCCCTGA
- the aliA gene encoding cyclohexanecarboxylate-CoA ligase translates to MPSCSPPRRAVCSATGLWPDRTINDELDACVVDFPEKVALTAMRAETGELRRFTYRELAALADRVAVGLARLGVGRNDVVAMQLPNWWQFTVLYLACTRIGAVVNPLMPIFRERELSFMLAHGEAKVLVVPKSFRGCDHEALARGLQPSLPALQRIVVVEGDGADSFDALLTTPAWENEPDAADILTRSRPGPDDITLLMYTSGTTGEPKGAMHSANTVMANLVEYARKLRLDHDDVVLMASPMAHQTGAAYGMMLPILLRARSVILDKWEPAKAVELIRTEGATFTMASTPFLTDLTKTVQALGLPVPTLRSFLCSGAPIPPPLVEQARKVLGTKIVSAWGMTEIGVITMIDLDDDDERAYSTDGKVIPGAEVRIVDEEGVELPRGSVGRLVVRTCSAFGGYLKRPQWNNVDADGWLDSGDVAKMDERGYIRISGRNKDVIIRGGENIPVFEIESLLYRHPALDQVAIVAYADERLGERCCAVVVPKPGQTFDFAAMVDFLKAQKVTLQYIPERLIVRDAMPSTATGKIQKFKLRELLRDELL, encoded by the coding sequence ATGCCGTCTTGCTCCCCCCCCCGTCGTGCCGTCTGCAGCGCCACCGGCCTGTGGCCCGATCGCACGATCAACGACGAACTCGATGCGTGCGTCGTCGACTTTCCGGAAAAAGTTGCGCTGACCGCGATGCGCGCGGAAACCGGCGAACTGCGGCGGTTTACGTACCGAGAACTGGCTGCGCTGGCCGATCGCGTCGCCGTCGGTCTCGCGCGCCTTGGTGTGGGCCGCAATGATGTCGTCGCGATGCAGCTGCCGAACTGGTGGCAGTTCACCGTGCTGTATCTCGCCTGCACGCGCATCGGCGCGGTCGTCAATCCGCTGATGCCGATTTTCCGCGAGCGCGAGCTGTCGTTCATGCTCGCGCACGGCGAGGCGAAAGTACTGGTCGTGCCGAAGAGCTTCCGCGGCTGCGACCACGAGGCGCTGGCGCGCGGACTGCAGCCGAGCCTGCCGGCGCTGCAGCGCATCGTCGTTGTCGAGGGCGACGGCGCGGATTCGTTCGACGCGCTGCTCACGACGCCGGCCTGGGAGAACGAACCCGACGCTGCGGACATCCTCACGCGCAGCCGCCCGGGTCCTGACGACATCACCTTGCTGATGTACACGTCGGGCACGACCGGCGAGCCGAAAGGGGCGATGCACTCGGCCAACACCGTGATGGCGAACCTCGTCGAGTACGCACGGAAGCTCCGTCTGGACCACGACGATGTCGTGCTGATGGCCTCGCCGATGGCACACCAGACCGGCGCCGCGTACGGAATGATGCTGCCGATCCTGTTGCGCGCGCGCTCGGTGATCCTCGACAAATGGGAGCCCGCGAAGGCGGTCGAGCTGATCCGCACCGAAGGCGCGACGTTCACGATGGCCTCGACGCCGTTCCTGACCGACCTGACGAAGACCGTGCAGGCGCTCGGGCTGCCGGTGCCGACGCTGAGAAGCTTCCTGTGCTCCGGCGCGCCGATTCCGCCGCCGCTCGTCGAGCAGGCACGCAAGGTCCTCGGCACGAAGATCGTGTCGGCGTGGGGCATGACCGAGATCGGCGTGATCACGATGATCGACCTCGACGACGACGACGAGCGCGCCTACTCGACTGACGGCAAGGTGATTCCGGGTGCCGAAGTGCGGATCGTCGATGAAGAAGGGGTCGAGCTTCCGCGCGGATCGGTCGGCCGTCTCGTCGTGCGCACCTGCTCGGCGTTCGGCGGCTACCTCAAGCGGCCGCAATGGAACAACGTCGATGCCGACGGCTGGCTCGACTCCGGGGACGTCGCGAAGATGGACGAGCGCGGCTACATCCGCATCAGCGGTCGCAACAAGGACGTCATCATCCGCGGCGGCGAAAACATCCCGGTGTTCGAGATCGAATCCTTGCTGTATCGCCATCCGGCCCTCGACCAGGTCGCAATCGTCGCCTACGCGGACGAGCGGCTCGGCGAGCGCTGCTGCGCCGTCGTCGTGCCCAAGCCCGGCCAGACGTTCGACTTCGCGGCGATGGTCGACTTCCTGAAAGCGCAAAAAGTGACGCTCCAGTACATCCCCGAGCGCCTGATCGTGCGCGACGCGATGCCGTCGACGGCGACCGGCAAGATCCAGAAGTTCAAGTTGCGCGAGCTGCTGCGCGACGAGCTGCTTTGA
- a CDS encoding GntP family permease, protein MYEFIVVLAALLFLMFVAYRGFSVIIFAPVAALGAVLFTDPSLVPAMFTSVFMDKMAGFIKLYFPVFLLGAVFGKVIELSGFSKSIVSAVIKLVGRDRAMFSIVLVSAILTYGGVSVFVVVFAVYPFAAEMFRQSGIPKRLLPGTIALGAFSFTMDALPGSPQIQNIIPSAFFNTNAWAAPWLGVVGSTFILLVGLTYLTWRRKQAAARNEGYGEGHLNEPEPFGGEILPNPLIAILPLLAVGVLNRVFGVWIPQLYGSIHQLTPASGASPIVTDISKVAAISAVEAALLVGILTVLVFAFRTVSAKFAEGTKAAVSGTLLASVNTASEYGFGAVIAILPGFLIVADALQAIPNPLLNEAITVTTLAGITGSATGGMSIALAAMSEQFIAAANAAGIPMEVLHRVASMASGGMDTLPHNGAIITLLAVTGLTHRQAYGDIFAITCIKSVAVFVVIAFYYLTGLY, encoded by the coding sequence ATGTACGAATTCATAGTCGTCCTCGCGGCGCTGCTGTTCCTGATGTTCGTCGCGTACCGCGGCTTCAGTGTGATCATCTTCGCCCCTGTCGCCGCCCTCGGCGCCGTGTTGTTCACTGATCCGTCACTCGTCCCGGCGATGTTCACGAGCGTCTTCATGGACAAGATGGCCGGCTTCATCAAGCTCTACTTCCCGGTCTTTCTGCTCGGCGCGGTGTTCGGCAAGGTCATCGAGCTGTCCGGCTTCTCGAAGTCGATCGTCTCCGCGGTGATCAAGCTCGTCGGGCGCGACCGGGCGATGTTCTCGATCGTGCTCGTTTCCGCGATCCTCACTTACGGCGGCGTGTCGGTATTCGTCGTCGTGTTCGCGGTCTACCCGTTCGCCGCCGAAATGTTCAGGCAGAGCGGCATCCCGAAACGCCTCCTGCCGGGAACGATCGCGCTCGGTGCGTTCAGCTTCACGATGGATGCGTTGCCGGGCTCGCCGCAGATCCAGAACATCATCCCGTCGGCCTTCTTCAACACCAATGCCTGGGCCGCCCCGTGGCTCGGCGTCGTCGGCTCGACCTTTATCCTGCTGGTGGGCCTGACCTATCTGACCTGGCGGCGCAAACAGGCGGCAGCGAGAAACGAAGGCTACGGCGAAGGTCACCTCAACGAGCCCGAGCCGTTCGGCGGCGAGATTCTGCCCAACCCGTTGATCGCGATCCTGCCGCTGCTCGCGGTGGGAGTGTTGAACCGGGTTTTCGGCGTGTGGATTCCGCAGCTGTACGGCAGCATCCACCAATTGACGCCGGCGTCGGGCGCAAGCCCGATCGTCACCGATATTTCCAAGGTCGCCGCGATCTCGGCGGTGGAAGCGGCGCTGCTGGTGGGCATTCTCACCGTGCTGGTGTTCGCGTTCAGGACGGTCAGCGCGAAGTTCGCCGAAGGCACCAAGGCGGCCGTATCGGGAACGCTGCTCGCGTCGGTGAACACGGCTTCGGAATATGGTTTCGGCGCGGTCATCGCGATCCTTCCGGGCTTTCTGATCGTCGCCGACGCACTGCAGGCCATCCCCAACCCGCTGCTGAACGAGGCGATCACGGTTACCACGCTCGCCGGCATCACCGGCTCGGCCACCGGCGGCATGAGCATCGCGCTCGCAGCGATGTCCGAGCAGTTCATCGCCGCCGCCAACGCCGCCGGCATCCCGATGGAAGTCCTGCACCGCGTCGCGTCGATGGCCAGCGGCGGCATGGACACCCTTCCCCACAACGGCGCGATCATCACGCTGCTGGCGGTCACCGGCCTCACCCACCGACAGGCTTACGGCGACATCTTCGCCATTACCTGCATCAAGAGTGTCGCGGTGTTCGTGGTCATCGCTTTTTATTATCTGACCGGTCTGTACTGA
- a CDS encoding EAL domain-containing protein, giving the protein MDDPLSDGRAPPPEWLPPGGETGALVRRIDWDRTVLGSVAQWPESLKTVVALVLGAGFPAALLWGADLVQIYNDGFRPLLGARHPDALGRTARDSGAAGWQVHERLCRQVMADGDAVMLSEQVVDPSSGDGARPLYVTNCYSPVRCEDGSVGGVLVTVIDDTPQILARRRQEASEARYRALFDSIDEGFCIIEMIFDRRGKALDYRFIEVNPAFGQHTGLVDVVGRRMREVVPEHEPSWYQIYGQVALTGEPIRFQRRAAMLERWFDVYAFRYGKPDAHQVAVVFSDITDEVHTEAALLAGHVRFRRLSEGLEQLSRADSSAELLAELLRAAQRLVGADGITVELDNGRFRCIGRGATNGAVWERSHHPLVASVADWTVRHCRTAVIVDVRDDERVPAEVLEGVSKRGLVMVPVGGAIPTGAVGAYWLEPHRPDDEEVAVLEVLARAAGTALARQLASERLRQSEERFRVLVEETAQAVWEGDAAGALVVHSPSWSAYTGQTFEEMAGFGWLDAIHPDDRARVEREWRAAVTGRRVFDTELRLRHRLGEWRWANVRAAPLVGADGEVEKWVGMNIDITDRKEAEQRAHEAALHDSLTALPNRRLIFEYAEHLLAAAGRKHSQGAFLFIDLNRFKPVNDLYGHEAGDRLLQEVACRLKAGVRKEDIVGRLGGDEFIVLLPYLEQTQEAMNIAQYVVESVSQPFVIRDAEVSVSPSIGISLFPQHGMSVDALIRAADLAMYQAKHCSGGAYCVYAPDLEHRDDMSTSVEGRLKQALAKNTFVLHYQPVIDLRTGALRGAEALLRFAGEDCEALGPGLFIPVAESSGLIGAIGEWVTAEACRQHVAWVAEGLEPVPIAINVSPVQFRQRRFVQRLADILRDGGMNPALLLLEITESAVMDNADDAAGILAAVKALGVKVVLDGFGTGCSSLAHLGSLPLDKLKIDRSFVEGIGEDSTSRAVVEAVVALGRTLGLEVVAEGIESGDALAYLEAHGCDQGQGYFLGRPLPRDEFARQFLGKGRGR; this is encoded by the coding sequence TTGGACGACCCCCTCAGCGACGGGCGCGCTCCGCCTCCGGAGTGGCTCCCCCCCGGTGGCGAAACGGGGGCGCTGGTGCGGCGCATCGACTGGGATCGTACCGTGCTCGGCTCCGTCGCGCAGTGGCCGGAAAGCCTCAAGACCGTCGTCGCGCTGGTGCTCGGAGCGGGTTTTCCGGCGGCGTTGCTGTGGGGCGCGGATCTCGTCCAGATCTATAACGACGGCTTTCGGCCGCTGCTCGGCGCGCGCCATCCCGACGCGCTCGGGCGCACCGCCAGGGACAGCGGGGCCGCAGGGTGGCAGGTCCACGAACGGCTGTGCCGCCAGGTGATGGCCGACGGCGATGCCGTCATGCTCTCCGAGCAGGTCGTCGATCCGTCGTCCGGTGACGGCGCCCGGCCCCTGTACGTGACGAACTGCTACAGCCCGGTTCGTTGCGAGGACGGGAGCGTCGGCGGTGTGCTGGTGACGGTCATCGACGACACGCCGCAGATCCTCGCGCGCCGGCGCCAGGAGGCGAGCGAGGCGCGCTACCGGGCACTTTTCGACTCGATCGACGAAGGCTTCTGCATCATCGAGATGATCTTCGACCGACGCGGAAAAGCGCTTGATTACCGCTTCATCGAGGTCAATCCGGCGTTCGGCCAGCACACCGGGCTGGTCGATGTGGTCGGGCGCCGGATGCGCGAGGTCGTGCCCGAACATGAGCCCTCGTGGTACCAGATCTATGGCCAAGTGGCGCTCACCGGAGAGCCGATCCGTTTTCAGCGGCGCGCCGCGATGCTCGAGCGCTGGTTCGACGTCTACGCGTTCCGCTACGGCAAGCCGGACGCGCACCAGGTGGCGGTCGTGTTCAGCGACATCACCGACGAGGTTCACACTGAAGCGGCGCTGCTGGCCGGGCATGTCCGCTTCCGCCGCCTGTCCGAAGGGCTCGAGCAGCTCTCGCGTGCGGACAGCAGCGCCGAGCTCCTCGCCGAGCTGCTGCGTGCGGCGCAGAGGCTGGTCGGCGCGGATGGCATCACGGTCGAGCTCGACAATGGCCGGTTCCGCTGCATCGGCAGGGGCGCGACGAACGGGGCGGTGTGGGAACGCAGCCATCATCCGCTCGTCGCGAGCGTCGCGGACTGGACCGTCCGCCACTGCCGGACAGCGGTAATCGTCGATGTGCGCGACGACGAGCGCGTCCCCGCGGAAGTGCTCGAAGGGGTATCGAAACGCGGCCTGGTGATGGTTCCGGTCGGCGGTGCGATCCCTACCGGCGCTGTCGGCGCATACTGGCTCGAGCCGCACCGGCCCGATGACGAGGAAGTCGCGGTGCTCGAGGTGCTCGCGCGCGCCGCCGGCACTGCGCTCGCACGGCAGCTCGCGAGCGAGCGGCTGCGCCAGAGCGAGGAACGTTTCCGCGTGCTCGTCGAGGAAACCGCCCAGGCGGTGTGGGAAGGGGATGCCGCGGGAGCCCTGGTCGTCCATTCGCCGTCGTGGTCCGCCTACACTGGCCAGACTTTCGAGGAAATGGCAGGTTTCGGATGGCTCGACGCGATTCATCCCGACGACCGCGCCCGCGTCGAAAGGGAATGGCGCGCGGCGGTCACCGGTCGGCGCGTGTTCGATACGGAACTTCGCCTGCGTCACCGCCTGGGCGAGTGGCGCTGGGCCAACGTGAGGGCGGCGCCGCTCGTCGGCGCGGACGGCGAGGTCGAGAAATGGGTCGGCATGAACATCGACATCACCGACCGCAAAGAGGCGGAACAGCGCGCCCATGAAGCAGCGCTGCATGACTCCCTGACCGCGCTGCCGAACCGCCGGCTGATCTTCGAATATGCCGAGCACCTGCTCGCGGCGGCCGGGCGCAAGCACAGCCAGGGCGCGTTCCTGTTCATCGACCTGAACCGCTTCAAACCGGTCAATGACCTCTACGGTCACGAAGCCGGCGATCGGTTGCTGCAGGAGGTCGCGTGCCGGCTGAAAGCGGGCGTGCGCAAGGAAGACATCGTCGGGCGGCTCGGCGGCGACGAGTTCATTGTCCTGCTGCCGTATCTCGAGCAGACCCAGGAAGCGATGAATATCGCGCAGTACGTCGTCGAAAGCGTGTCGCAGCCGTTCGTGATTCGCGACGCCGAAGTCTCCGTTTCACCGTCGATCGGCATCAGCCTGTTTCCGCAGCACGGCATGAGCGTCGATGCGCTGATCCGCGCCGCCGATCTGGCGATGTACCAGGCCAAGCACTGTAGCGGCGGTGCTTACTGCGTGTATGCGCCGGACCTCGAACACCGCGACGACATGTCGACTTCGGTGGAGGGGCGGCTCAAGCAGGCGCTCGCAAAAAACACGTTCGTGCTGCATTACCAGCCGGTGATCGACCTGAGAACCGGCGCCCTCAGGGGAGCCGAGGCGCTCCTCCGCTTTGCCGGCGAGGACTGCGAGGCGCTCGGCCCCGGGCTCTTCATTCCCGTCGCCGAGTCGTCGGGCCTGATCGGCGCCATCGGCGAGTGGGTCACTGCCGAAGCGTGCCGTCAGCACGTCGCGTGGGTGGCCGAGGGGCTGGAACCGGTGCCGATCGCGATCAACGTGTCGCCCGTCCAGTTCCGGCAGCGGCGCTTCGTGCAGCGCCTCGCGGACATCCTGCGCGACGGCGGCATGAATCCGGCATTGTTGCTGCTCGAGATCACCGAAAGCGCGGTGATGGACAACGCCGACGATGCTGCGGGAATCCTCGCCGCAGTCAAGGCGCTCGGCGTCAAGGTCGTGCTCGACGGCTTCGGCACCGGCTGCTCGAGCCTCGCCCATCTCGGCTCGCTGCCGCTCGACAAGCTCAAGATCGACCGTTCGTTCGTCGAGGGCATCGGCGAGGATTCGACGAGCCGCGCAGTCGTCGAGGCCGTCGTCGCGCTCGGGCGCACGCTGGGGCTGGAAGTCGTCGCCGAAGGCATCGAAAGCGGCGATGCGCTCGCGTACCTCGAGGCGCACGGCTGCGACCAGGGCCAGGGGTATTTCCTCGGGCGGCCGCTGCCGCGCGACGAGTTCGCGCGGCAGTTCCTGGGCAAGGGGCGCGGACGCTAG
- a CDS encoding efflux RND transporter periplasmic adaptor subunit — translation MGINGNRLFRPVAIALASTVLLAACGNEQQPGSAGAAPAAPPAPSVTVVTVHTEAVPLVVELPGRTAPYLIAEVRPQVTGLVKQRPFTEGSDVKAGQVLYQIDPATYQAAYDSAKANLARAEANVYAARLKADRYADLVKINAVSKQAFDDATAALQQGQAEVAAAKAAIEKAKIDLAFTRVTSPIAGRIGRSAVTPGALVTANQSEALATVQQLDPIYVDVTQSSSELLRMKRDLAEGRLQRASGDTVPVRLVLEDGSVFGAEGRLAFSEVSVDPSTGSVTLRAVFPNPRGELLPGMYVRARLPQGIKSDAALVPHAALSHDPRGAAQVMVVNGESKVEARRVTAEQSLGDKWVVTAGLADGERVIVEGLQRVRPGAQVQVTEAGAAAAAAAPAAAQQN, via the coding sequence ATGGGGATCAACGGCAATCGGCTGTTCCGGCCAGTGGCCATCGCGCTGGCGAGCACCGTGCTGCTCGCGGCGTGCGGGAACGAGCAGCAACCGGGCTCGGCAGGCGCCGCACCCGCCGCACCTCCTGCACCGAGCGTGACCGTCGTCACGGTGCACACCGAAGCGGTGCCGCTCGTCGTCGAGCTGCCGGGGCGCACGGCGCCTTACCTGATCGCCGAAGTGCGCCCGCAAGTCACCGGCCTCGTCAAGCAGCGCCCGTTCACCGAAGGCAGCGACGTCAAAGCGGGTCAGGTGCTGTACCAGATCGACCCGGCAACCTATCAGGCCGCTTACGACAGCGCCAAGGCGAACCTCGCGCGCGCCGAGGCGAATGTTTACGCCGCGCGCCTCAAGGCCGACCGCTATGCCGACCTGGTCAAGATCAACGCCGTGAGCAAGCAGGCTTTTGACGATGCCACGGCCGCGCTGCAGCAGGGCCAGGCCGAAGTCGCGGCCGCGAAGGCGGCGATCGAGAAAGCGAAAATCGACCTCGCCTTCACTCGCGTCACCTCGCCGATCGCCGGGCGCATCGGGCGTTCCGCGGTCACGCCGGGGGCGCTGGTGACGGCGAACCAGAGCGAGGCCCTCGCCACGGTGCAGCAGCTCGACCCGATCTACGTCGACGTCACCCAGTCGAGCAGCGAGTTGCTGCGCATGAAGCGCGATCTGGCCGAAGGCAGGCTGCAACGCGCCAGTGGCGACACCGTGCCGGTGCGCCTGGTGCTCGAGGACGGCAGCGTTTTCGGTGCCGAAGGCAGGCTCGCGTTTTCCGAAGTCTCCGTCGACCCCAGCACCGGCAGCGTGACGCTGCGCGCGGTGTTCCCGAATCCGCGCGGCGAGCTGCTGCCCGGCATGTATGTGCGCGCGCGGCTGCCGCAAGGCATCAAGAGCGACGCCGCGCTCGTGCCGCATGCGGCGCTCAGCCACGATCCGCGCGGCGCCGCCCAGGTCATGGTCGTCAATGGCGAAAGCAAGGTCGAGGCGCGCCGCGTCACTGCCGAGCAGTCGCTCGGCGACAAATGGGTCGTGACCGCAGGCCTCGCCGACGGCGAGCGGGTGATCGTCGAAGGCTTGCAGCGCGTGCGCCCCGGCGCGCAGGTGCAGGTGACCGAAGCCGGCGCTGCCGCGGCGGCCGCGGCCCCTGCCGCCGCGCAGCAGAACTGA
- a CDS encoding LysR family transcriptional regulator, with protein sequence MDALPDWNDLRIFLAVARLGTISLAGERLNIEHSTVSRRIDRLEARLGVVLFDRRRTGYSLTEAGHALIPHAERMESALLEAVEESAGLGVRVTGSVRVGTPEGLGIHLIAPGLAKLHSEHPKLHVQLMPQPQYPSLVTREVEILITLDPPEVGRYKVARLTDVDYSIYCSPGYRDSHPPIRELSDLAEHSFVDYIHDGSLSGYFRVLEELTPHPRRSFTSTSVLAQREAAAAGMGLVALSPFVAELSDDLVCVFPGQSLVTRTLWIAAPEDLLRIKRIRVVWDFIRELIEQRPQCFRRNG encoded by the coding sequence ATGGACGCCCTCCCTGACTGGAACGACCTGCGCATCTTCCTCGCGGTTGCACGGCTCGGCACGATCTCGCTCGCCGGCGAGCGCCTCAACATCGAGCACTCGACGGTTTCACGCCGCATCGACCGGCTCGAGGCCCGCCTCGGTGTCGTCCTGTTCGATCGCCGGCGCACCGGGTATTCGCTGACCGAGGCCGGTCATGCGCTCATCCCCCATGCCGAAAGAATGGAAAGCGCGTTGCTCGAAGCCGTCGAGGAAAGTGCGGGCCTGGGCGTGCGGGTGACGGGATCGGTGCGCGTGGGCACGCCTGAAGGTCTGGGCATTCACCTGATCGCACCGGGCTTGGCGAAACTGCATTCCGAGCACCCGAAACTGCATGTCCAGCTGATGCCCCAGCCGCAGTATCCGAGCCTGGTCACGCGCGAAGTCGAGATCCTGATCACGCTCGACCCGCCCGAAGTGGGACGCTACAAGGTCGCGCGGCTGACCGACGTCGACTATTCCATCTACTGCTCGCCGGGCTACCGGGACTCCCATCCGCCGATCCGCGAGTTGAGCGACCTCGCCGAGCACAGTTTCGTGGACTACATCCACGACGGCTCGCTCAGCGGCTACTTCCGCGTCCTCGAAGAGCTCACTCCGCATCCCCGCAGGAGCTTCACCTCGACCAGCGTGCTTGCCCAGCGCGAGGCTGCCGCGGCCGGCATGGGACTCGTGGCCTTGTCGCCTTTCGTCGCCGAACTGTCCGACGACCTGGTGTGCGTGTTCCCCGGACAGTCGCTCGTGACCCGGACCCTGTGGATCGCCGCGCCCGAAGACCTGCTGCGGATCAAGCGGATCCGCGTCGTGTGGGACTTCATTCGAGAGCTGATCGAGCAGCGCCCGCAGTGCTTCCGTCGCAACGGCTGA